Proteins from one Physeter macrocephalus isolate SW-GA chromosome 16, ASM283717v5, whole genome shotgun sequence genomic window:
- the LOC114487954 gene encoding LOW QUALITY PROTEIN: neuroblast differentiation-associated protein AHNAK-like (The sequence of the model RefSeq protein was modified relative to this genomic sequence to represent the inferred CDS: inserted 2 bases in 1 codon), giving the protein MVPASLGNRHPCCGLGCGQAAVTHADSAATCGGRVFLQSGDDEEYQRIYSTKIKPRLKPEDGVEGEPGETQSRTITVTRRVTAYTVDVTSREGAKDIDISSPEFKIKIPRHELTEISTVDVETQPGKTVIRLPSGSGALSPAPGSTVDIQAGSISTSGPELQGAGHSKVQVTVPGIKVGSPGVSVGAKGLDLGSKGGVQVPGAEVLSSPGGGAAEWQGPALESGNHGKIKFPSMKLPKFGVSTGLEGQAPEAGSSVSAPEFSSGHKGGKPGLTVGGNIQTPHLEVSGASASTRGLEGKLKGPQITGPSLEGDLGLKGTKPQGSSRVDISVPKIEGSIAGSRVEVQTPNADIHGPGGKLNMPKVKAPKFSVSGSKGEGAGLDVTLPGVSGDVGLPEVASGGLEGKMKGPKIKTPEMTVQTPKISMQDVDLSLRSPELKGDIKVSAPGVQGDVKGPQVALKGAKVDTETPSLEGTVTGPKFTGPSRKEGSCRISMADVDLNVAAPKVKGGVDVMLPKVEGKVSVPEVDVRGPKVDVSAPDVDVRGPDWHLKMPKMKMPKFSTPGVKGEGPDVDVNLPKGDVSISGPKVSVEAPNVNLGGLVGNLKGPDVQLPEVSVKTPKLTMPDVDWHVKGPKVRGEYDVTASKLEGELKGPKVDIDAPDVDVRGPDWHLQMPKMKMPKFTVPGFKAEGPEVNVNLPEPDVDISGPKVDVCAPDVSIEGPEGKLKGPKFKMPEMNIKAPKISIPDVDLHLKGPSVKGEYDVTVPKVEGEVKVPDVELKSAKLDIDAPDVDVHGPDWHLKMPKMIMPKFSMPGLRAEGPEVDVNLPKTDIDSTGPKVDVELPDVNIEGPEGKLKGPKFKMPEVTIKAPKISMPDVDLHMKGPKVKGEYDVTVPKLEGDLKGPKVDVSAPDVGVHSPDWNLKMPKMKMPRFTRPSLKGEGPELGVNLPKADVDISAHKVDISAPDLSLEGPEGKLKGPKFKMPEMHFKAPKMTLPDVDMDLKGPKMKGNLGVSAPKIEGEMKAPRVDIKGPKVDVKAPDVEVQDADWSLKMPKMKMPKFSMPSFKGEGPDVDVNLPKADIDVSGPKVDIEAPDVSLEGPEGKLRGPKFKMPEMHFRAPKISTPDVDLHLKGPKVKGDVDVSVPKIEGETQVPGVDIEGPKVDVEVPDVDVQGPDWHLKMPKMKMPKFSMPGFRGEGPEVDVNLPKADIDVSGPKVDIEAPDVXGDYDVTVPKVEGEIKAPDIDIEGPKVDINAPDVGAHGPDWHLKMPKIKMPKISMPSFKGEGPEVDVNLPKADIDVSGPKVDVEVPNVNIEGPDAKLKGPKFKLPEMNIKPQKISMPDVSLHLKGHKMKGDYDVTVPKVEGEIKAPDIDIEGPKVDINAPDVGAHGPDWHLKMPKIKMPKISMPSFKGEGPEVDVNLPKADIDVSGPKVDVEVPNVNIEGPDAKLKGPKFKLPEMNIKPQKISMPDVSLHLKGHKMKGDYDVTVPKVEGEIKAPDIDIEGPKVDINAPDVGAHGPDWHLKMPKIKMPKISMPSFKGEGPEVDVNLPKADIDVSGPKVDVEVPNVNIEGPDAKLKGPKFKLPEMNIKPQKISMPDVSLHLKGHKMKGDYDVTVPKVEGEIKAPDIDIEGPKVDINAPDVGAHGPDWHLKMPKIKMPKISMPSFKGEGPEVDVNLPKADIDVSGPKVDVEVPNVNIEGPDAKLKGPKFKLPEMNIKPQKISMPDVSLHLKGHKMKGDYDVTVPKVEGEIKAPDIDIEGPKVDINAPDVGAHGPDWHLKMPKMKMPKFSMPGFRGEGPEVDVNLPKADIDVSGPKVDVEVPNVNIEGPDAKLKGPKFKLPEMNIKPQKISMPDVSLHLKGHKMKGDYDVTVPKVEGEIKAPDIDIEGPKVDINAPDVGAHGPDWHLKMPKIKMPKISMPWHLKMPKMKMPKFSMPGFRGEGPEVDVNLPKADIDVSGPKVDIEAPDVSLEGPEGKLKGPKFKMPEMHFKAPKISMPDVDLHLKGPKVKGDVDVSVPKIEGEMQVPDVDIKGPKVDVDVPDVDVQGPDWQLKMPKMKMPKFSMPGFRGEGPEVDVNLPKADIDVSGPKVDIEAPDVSLEGPEGKLKGPKFKMPEMHFKAPKISMPDVDLHLKGPKVKGDVDVSVPKIEGEMQVPDVDIKGPKVDVEVPDVDVQGPDWHLKMPKMKMPKFSMYKMPEMHFRAPKSPTPDVDLHLKGPKVKGDVDVSVPKIDGEMQVPGVGIEGPKVDVEVPDVDVQGPEIKAPDIDIEGPKVDINAPDVGAHGPDWHLKMPKIKMPKISMPSFKGEGPEVDVNLPKADIDVSGPKVDVEVPNVNIEGPDAKLKGPKFKLPEMNIKPQKISMPDVSLHLKGHKMKGDYDVTVPKVEGEIKAPDIDIEGPKVDINAPDVGAHGPDWHLKMPKIKMPKISMPSFKGEGPEVDVNLPKADIDVSGPKVDVEVPNVNIEGPDAKLKGPKFKLPEMNIKPQKISMPDVSLHLKGHKMKGDYDVTVPKVEGEIKAPDIDIEGPKVDINAPDVGAHGPDWHLKMPKIKMPKISMPSFKGEGPEVDVNLPKADIDVSGPKVDVEVPNVNIEGPDAKLKGPKFKLPEMNIKPQKISMPDVSLHLKGHKMKGDYDVTVPKVEGEIKAPDIDIEGPKVDINAPDVGAHGPDWHLKMPKIKMPKISMPGFKGEGPEVDVNLPKADIDVSGPKVDIDVPDVNIEGPEGKLKGPKFKMPSMHIQTHKISMPDVGLNLKAPKLKTDVDVSLPKVEGDLKGPGIDIKAPKMDVDVGDIDVECPEGKLKGPKFKMPEMHFKAPKISMPDVDLNLKGPKVKGDVDVSVPKIEGETQVPDVEVRGPKVDIDVPDVDVQGPDWHLKMPKVKMPKFSMSGFKGEGPDVDVNLPKADIDASGPKVDIDTPDLDIEGPEGKLKGSKFKMPKLNIKAPKISMPDVDLNLKGPKLKGEMDASVPELEGDLRGPQVDIKGPSVDVEVPDVDLECPDAKLKGPKFKMPEMHFKAPKISMPDVDLHLKGPRVKGDVDVSVPKIEGEMQVPLVDIKGPKVDVEVPDVDVQGPDWHLKMPKMKMPKFSMPGFRGEGPEVDVNLPKADIDVSGPKVDIEGPDWHLKMPKMKMPKFSMPGFRGEGPEVDVNLPKADIDVSGPKVEIEAPDVSLEGPEGKLKGPKFKMPEMHFKPPKISMPDIDLNLKSPKVKGDVDVSLPKVEGGLKGPEVDIKGPKVDTDVPDMDVHGPDWHLKMPKIKMPKISMPSFKGEGPDLKGPKVKGDVDVSVPKIEGEMQVPDVDIKGPKVDVDVPDVDVQGPDWQLKMPKMKMPKFSMPGFKGQGPDVDVNLPKADIDVSGPKVDIETPDVSLEGPEGKLKGPKFKMPEMHFRAPKISMPDVDLHLKIDENVLGAQLDVDAAHSEILKYFQSVTSNRWLMVKIFLILIVFFIIFVVFLA; this is encoded by the exons ATGGTCCCGGCTTCTTTGGGAAACAGGCACCCATGCTGTGGGCTGGGCTGCGGCCAGGCGGCTGTCACTCACGCAGACTCTGCTGCAACCTGTGGGGGGCGTGTGTTTCTGCAGAGCGGGGATGACGAGGAGTACCAGCGCATCTACTCCACGAAGATCAAGCCTCGGCTGAAGCCAGAGGATGGAGTGGAAGGGGAGCCTGGGGAGACCCAGAGCCGCACCATCACGGTGACTAGGAGGGTCACAGCCTACACCGTGGATGTGACGAGCCGCGAAGGAGCCAAGGACATCGACATTAGCAGCCCTGAGTTCAAGATCAAGATTCCACGGCACGAACTGACTGAAATCTCCACTGTGGATGTGGAGACCCAGCCTGGGAAGACAGTGATCAGACTGCCCTCGGGCTCGGGGGCACTGTCCCCCGCCCCAGGCTCCACTGTGGACATCCAAGCAGGGTCCATTTCCACTTCAGGACCAGAGCTCCAAGGTGCTGGCCACTCGAAGGTCCAGGTCACCGTGCCTGGGATAAAGGTGGGAAGCCCGGGTGTTAGTGTCGGTGCAAAGGGCTTGGACTTAGGGAGCAAAGGAGGGGTCCAAGTCCCAGGGGCGGAAGTTTTGTCttctcctgggggtggggcagcagAGTGGCAGGGCCCAGCTCTTGAGAGTGGCAATCATGGGAAAATTAAATTTCCCTCCATGAAGCTGCCAAAATTTGGTGTGTCAACAGGGCTTGAGGGTCAGGCCCCAGAGGCAGGGTCGAGTGTTTCTGCCCCTGAATTCTCTTCGGGGCACAAGGGTGGCAAGCCAGGCTTGACCGTTGGCGGGAACATCCAGACCCCTCATCTAGAAGTCAGTGGTGCCTCTGCCAGTACTAGGGGGCTTGAGGGGAAGCTGAAGGGCCCCCAAATCACTGGGCCATCCCTTGAGGGTGACCTGGGCCTGAAAGGTACCAAGCCACAGGGGAGTTCAAGGGTGGACATCTCTGTGCCCAAAATCGAGGGCAGCATCGCTGGCTCCAGGGTGGAAGTTCAAACTCCTAACGCTGATATTCATGGTCCAGGGGGCAAACTGAATATGCCCAAGGTGAAGGCCCCCAAATTCTCTGTATCAGGTTCTAAGGGAGAGGGAGCTGGCCTTGATGTGACACTTCCTGGGGTCTCTGGGGATGTTGGCCTGCCTGAGGTTGCTTCTGGGGGGCTGGAAGGGAAGATGAAAGGTCCTAAAATCAAGACTCCTGAAATGACTGTTCAGACACCTAAAATCTCCATGCAGGATGTGGATCTGAGCCTCAGGTCCCCTGAACTGAAAGGAGACATTAAGGTTTCTGCTCCTGGGGTTCAAGGTGATGTTAAAGGCCCTCAAGTAGCACTTAAGGGCGCCAAAGTGGACACAGAGACACCCAGCCTAGAGGGGACCGTGACTGGCCCCAAGTTTACTGGTCCGtctaggaaagaaggaagctgCAGGATCTCTATGGCAGACGTAGACTTAAATGTGGCTGCCCCAAAGGTGAAAGGGGGTGTGGATGTCATGCTTCCAAAAGTAGAGGGGAAAGTCAGTGTCCCTGAAGTGGATGTCAGAGGCCCCAAAGTGGATGTCAGTGCCCCAGATGTGGACGTTCGTGGTCCGGACTGGCACCTGAAAATGCCCAAGATGAAAATGCCCAAGTTCAGCACTCCAGGAGTTAAAGGGGAAGGGCCAGATGTAGACGTGAATCTCCCCAAAGGTGATGTCAGTATTTCAGGGCCCAAGGTCAGTGTGGAGGCCCCAAATGTCAACCTAGGGGGCCTGGTGGGCAACCTTAAAGGCCCTGATGTTCAGCTGCCTGAAGTGAGTGTCAAGACACCAAAGCTCACCATGCCTGATGTGGATTGGCATGTGAAAGGCCCAAAGGTAAGAGGAGAGTATGATGTAACAGCATCAAAACTTGAAGGAGAGCTGAAAGGCCCCAAAGTGGACATTGATGCCCCTGATGTGGACGTTCGTGGCCCAGACTGGCACCTGCAGATGCCCAAGATGAAAATGCCCAAATTCACTGTGCCAGGGTTCAAAGCAGAGGGCCCCGAAGTGAATGTAAACCTGCCTGAGCCTGATGTGGACATTTCTGGGCCCAAGGTAGATGTCTGTGCTCCAGATGTGAGTATTGAGGGACCAGAGGGGAAATTGAAAGGACCCAAGTTTAAGATGCCTGAGATGAATATCAAAGCCCCAAAGATCTCCATACCAGATGTGGACTTACATCTGAAAGGCCCTAGTGTGAAAGGAGAATATGATGTCACAGTGCCGAAGGTTGAAGGCGAGGTTAAAGTTCCTGATGTTGAACTTAAAAGTGCCAAACTGGACATTGATGCTCCAGATGTGGACGTTCACGGCCCAGACTGGCACCTCAAGATGCCCAAAATGATAATGCCCAAGTTCAGCATGCCTGGCCTCAGAGCAGAGGGCCCAGAAGTGGACGTGAACCTGCCCAAGACTGACATTGACAGCACTGGACCCAAGGTGGATGTTGAACTTCCAGATGTGAATATTGAAGGACCTGAAGGAAAGCTGAAGGGTCCCAAGTTTAAGATGCCTGAGGTGACTATCAAGGCCCCCAAGATCTCCATGCCTGATGTAGATTTGCATATGAAAGGTCCCAAGGTAAAGGGGGAATATGATGTTACAGTGCCAAAGCTGGAGGGGGACCTGAAGGGGCCAAAGGTAGACGTCAGTGCCCCAGATGTTGGAGTTCACAGTCCTGATTGGAACCTAAAGATGCCAAAGATGAAAATGCCCAGATTCACCAGGCCCAGCCTTAAAGGAGAGGGCCCAGAATTGGGTGTGAACCTGCCCAAGGCCGATGTTGACATTTCTGCCCACAAGGTAGATATTAGTGCTCCAGATCTGAGCCTTGAAGGACCAGAAGGGAAGTTGAAAGGCCCCAAGTTTAAGATGCCTGAGATGCACTTCAAAGCTCCCAAGATGACCCTGCCAGATGTTGACATGGATCTTAAAGGACCCAAAATGAAAGGGAATCTAGGTGTGTCTGCACCAAAAATCGAAGGCGAGATGAAAGCTCCACGTGTGGACATCAAAGGCCCCAAAGTAGATGTTAAAGCACCAGATGTGGAAGTTCAGGATGCAGACTGGAGTCTGAAGATGCCCAAGATGAAAATGCCTAAATTCAGCATGCCAAGCTTCAAAGGCGAGGGCCCAGATGTGGACGTGAACCTGCCCAAGGCTGACATTGATGTCTCCGGGCCCAAGGTGGACATTGAAGCCCCAGATGTGAGCCTGGAGGGGCCGGAAGGGAAGCTCAGGGGTCCCAAGTTTAAGATGCCTGAGATGCACTTCAGGGCCCCCAAGATCTCCACGCCTGATGTGGACTTACACTTGAAAGGCCCCAAAGTCAAAGGGGATGTGGATGTGTCTGTGCCCAAGATAGAAGGTGAAACGCAAGTGCCAGGTGTGGACATCGAAGGCCCCAAAGTGGACGTTGAGGTCCCAGATGTGGACGTTCAAGGCCCCGACTGGCACCTGAAGATGCCCAAGATGAAAATGCCCAAGTTCAGCATGCCCGGCTTCAGAGGAGAGGGCCCTGAAGTGGACGTGAACCTGCCTAAAGCTGACATTGACGTCTCAGGACCCAAGGTGGACATTGAAGCCCCAGATGT AGGAGATTATGATGTTACGGTTCCAAAAGTAGAAGGAGAGATTAAAGCTCCTGACATTGACATCGAGGGTCCAAAAGTAGACATTAATGCACCAGATGTGGGAGCTCATGGTCCAGACTGGCACCTGAAGATGCCCAAGATAAAAATGCCCAAGATCAGCATGCCCAGCTTCAAAGGAGAGGGCCCTGAAGTGGATGTGAACCTGCCTAAAGCTGACATTGACGTCTCAGGACCCAAGGTGGATGTTGAAGTTCCCAATGTGAATATTGAAGGTCCAGATGCAAAACTAAAAGGTCCTAAATTTAAGTTGCCAGAAATGAATATAAAGCCTCAGAAGATATCCATGCCTGATGTTAGTCTGCATTTGAAAGGCCATAAAATGAAAGGAGATTATGATGTTACGGTTCCAAAAGTAGAAGGAGAGATTAAAGCTCCTGACATTGACATCGAGGGTCCAAAAGTAGACATTAATGCACCAGATGTGGGAGCTCATGGTCCAGACTGGCACCTGAAGATGCCCAAGATAAAAATGCCCAAGATCAGCATGCCCAGCTTCAAAGGAGAGGGCCCTGAAGTGGATGTGAACCTGCCTAAAGCTGACATTGACGTCTCAGGACCCAAGGTGGATGTTGAAGTTCCCAATGTGAATATTGAAGGTCCAGATGCAAAACTAAAAGGTCCTAAATTTAAGTTGCCAGAAATGAATATAAAGCCTCAGAAGATATCCATGCCTGATGTTAGTCTGCATTTGAAAGGCCATAAAATGAAAGGAGATTATGATGTTACGGTTCCAAAAGTAGAAGGAGAGATTAAAGCTCCTGACATTGACATCGAGGGTCCAAAAGTAGACATTAATGCACCAGATGTGGGAGCTCATGGTCCAGACTGGCACCTGAAGATGCCCAAGATAAAAATGCCCAAGATCAGCATGCCCAGCTTCAAAGGAGAGGGCCCTGAAGTGGATGTGAACCTGCCTAAAGCTGACATTGACGTCTCAGGACCCAAGGTGGATGTTGAAGTTCCCAATGTGAATATTGAAGGTCCAGATGCAAAACTAAAAGGTCCTAAATTTAAGTTGCCAGAAATGAATATAAAGCCTCAGAAGATATCCATGCCTGATGTTAGTCTGCATTTGAAAGGCCATAAAATGAAAGGAGATTATGATGTTACGGTTCCAAAAGTAGAAGGAGAGATTAAAGCTCCTGACATTGACATCGAGGGTCCAAAAGTAGACATTAATGCACCAGATGTGGGAGCTCATGGTCCAGACTGGCACCTGAAGATGCCCAAGATAAAAATGCCCAAGATCAGCATGCCCAGCTTCAAAGGAGAGGGCCCTGAAGTGGATGTGAACCTGCCTAAAGCTGACATTGACGTCTCAGGACCCAAGGTGGATGTTGAAGTTCCCAATGTGAATATTGAAGGTCCAGATGCAAAACTAAAAGGTCCTAAATTTAAGTTGCCAGAAATGAATATAAAGCCTCAGAAGATATCCATGCCTGATGTTAGTCTGCATTTGAAAGGCCATAAAATGAAAGGAGATTATGATGTTACGGTTCCAAAAGTAGAAGGAGAGATTAAAGCTCCTGACATTGACATCGAGGGTCCAAAAGTAGACATTAATGCACCAGATGTGGGAGCTCATGGTCCAGACTGGCACCTGAAGATGCCCAAGATGAAAATGCCCAAGTTCAGCATGCCCGGCTTCAGAGGAGAGGGCCCTGAAGTGGATGTGAACCTGCCTAAAGCTGACATTGACGTCTCAGGACCCAAGGTGGATGTTGAAGTTCCCAATGTGAATATTGAAGGTCCAGATGCAAAACTAAAAGGTCCTAAATTTAAGTTGCCAGAAATGAATATAAAGCCTCAGAAGATATCCATGCCTGATGTTAGTCTGCATTTGAAAGGCCATAAAATGAAAGGAGATTATGATGTTACGGTTCCAAAAGTAGAAGGAGAGATTAAAGCTCCTGACATTGACATCGAGGGTCCAAAAGTAGACATTAATGCACCAGATGTGGGAGCTCATGGTCCAGACTGGCACCTGAAGATGCCCAAGATAAAAATGCCCAAGATCAGCATGCCCTGGCACCTGAAGATGCCCAAGATGAAAATGCCCAAGTTCAGCATGCCTGGCTTCAGAGGAGAGGGCCCTGAAGTGGACGTGAACCTGCCCAAGGCTGACATTGACGTCTCAGGACCCAAGGTGGACATTGAAGCCCCAGATGTGAGCCTGGAGGGGCCGGAAGGGAAGCTCAAGGGTCCCAAGTTTAAGATGCCTGAGATGCACTTCAAGGCCCCCAAGATCTCCATGCCTGATGTAGACTTACACTTGAAAGGCCCCAAAGTCAAAGGGGATGTGGATGTGTCTGTGCCCAAGATAGAAGGTGAAATGCAAGTGCCAGATGTGGACATCAAAGGTCCCAAAGTGGATGTTGATGTTCCAGATGTGGATGTTCAAGGCCCCGACTGGCAGCTGAAGATGCCCAAGATGAAAATGCCCAAGTTCAGCATGCCTGGCTTCAGAGGAGAGGGCCCTGAAGTGGACGTGAACCTGCCCAAGGCTGACATTGACGTCTCAGGACCCAAGGTGGACATTGAAGCCCCAGATGTGAGCCTGGAGGGGCCGGAAGGGAAGCTCAAGGGTCCCAAGTTTAAGATGCCTGAGATGCACTTCAAGGCCCCCAAGATCTCCATGCCTGATGTAGACTTACACTTGAAAGGCCCCAAAGTCAAAGGGGATGTGGATGTGTCTGTGCCCAAGATAGAAGGTGAAATGCAAGTGCCAGATGTGGACATCAAAGGCCCCAAAGTGGACGTTGAGGTCCCAGATGTGGACGTTCAAGGCCCCGACTGGCACCTGAAGATGCCCAAGATGAAAATGCCCAAGTTCAGCATG TATAAGATGCCTGAGATGCACTTCAGGGCCCCCAAGAGCCCCACGCCTGATGTGGACTTACACTTGAAAGGCCCCAAAGTCAAAGGGGATGTGGATGTGTCTGTGCCCAAGATAGACGGTGAAATGCAAGTGCCAGGTGTGGGCATCGAAGGCCCCAAAGTGGACGTTGAGGTCCCAGATGTGGACGTTCAAGGCCCCGAGATTAAAGCTCCTGACATTGACATCGAGGGTCCAAAAGTAGACATTAATGCACCAGATGTGGGAGCTCATGGTCCAGACTGGCACCTGAAGATGCCCAAGATAAAAATGCCCAAGATCAGCATGCCCAGCTTCAAAGGAGAGGGCCCTGAAGTGGATGTGAACCTGCCTAAAGCTGACATTGACGTCTCAGGACCCAAGGTGGATGTTGAAGTTCCCAATGTGAATATTGAAGGTCCAGATGCAAAACTAAAAGGTCCTAAATTTAAGTTGCCAGAAATGAATATAAAGCCTCAGAAGATATCCATGCCTGATGTTAGTCTGCATTTGAAAGGCCATAAAATGAAAGGAGATTATGATGTTACGGTTCCAAAAGTAGAAGGAGAGATTAAAGCTCCTGACATTGACATCGAGGGTCCAAAAGTAGACATTAATGCACCAGATGTGGGAGCTCATGGTCCAGACTGGCACCTGAAGATGCCCAAGATAAAAATGCCCAAGATCAGCATGCCCAGCTTCAAAGGAGAGGGCCCTGAAGTGGATGTGAACCTGCCTAAAGCTGACATTGACGTCTCAGGACCCAAGGTGGATGTTGAAGTTCCCAATGTGAATATTGAAGGTCCAGATGCAAAACTAAAAGGTCCTAAATTTAAGTTGCCAGAAATGAATATAAAGCCTCAGAAGATATCCATGCCTGATGTTAGTCTGCATTTGAAAGGCCATAAAATGAAAGGAGATTATGATGTTACGGTTCCAAAAGTAGAAGGAGAGATTAAAGCTCCTGACATTGACATCGAGGGTCCAAAAGTAGACATTAATGCACCAGATGTGGGAGCTCATGGTCCAGACTGGCACCTGAAGATGCCCAAGATAAAAATGCCCAAGATCAGCATGCCCAGCTTCAAAGGAGAGGGCCCTGAAGTGGATGTGAACCTGCCTAAAGCTGACATTGACGTCTCAGGACCCAAGGTGGATGTTGAAGTTCCCAATGTGAATATTGAAGGTCCAGATGCAAAACTAAAAGGTCCTAAATTTAAGTTGCCAGAAATGAATATAAAGCCTCAGAAGATATCCATGCCTGATGTTAGTCTGCATTTGAAAGGCCATAAAATGAAAGGAGATTATGATGTTACGGTTCCAAAAGTAGAAGGAGAGATTAAAGCTCCTGACATTGACATCGAGGGTCCAAAAGTAGACATTAATGCACCAGATGTGGGAGCTCATGGTCCAGACTGGCACCTGAAGATGCCCAAGATAAAAATGCCCAAGATCAGcatgcctggcttcaaaggagAGGGCCCAGAAGTGGATGTGAACCTGCCCAAGGCTGACATTGACGTCTCCGGACCCAAGGTGGACATTGATGTTCCAGATGTGAATATTGAAGGTCCAGAGGGGAAACTAAAGGGTCCCAAGTTCAAGATGCCAAGCATGcatatacagacacacaaaatCTCTATGCCGGATGTTGGACTTAATCTGAAAGCCCCTAAACTGAAAACTGATGTAGATGTTTCTCTTCCCAAAGTGGAAGGAGACTTGAAAGGTCCTGGAATTGACATAAAAGCCCCTAAAATGGATGTGGATGTTGGTGATATAGATGTTGAATGTCCAGAAGGAAAGCTCAAGGGTCCCAAGTTTAAGATGCCTGAGATGCACTTCAAAGCCCCCAAGATCTCCATGCCTGATGTGGACTTAAACTTGAAAGGCCCCAAAGTCAAGGGGGATGTGGATGTGTCTGTGCCCAAGATAGAAGGTGAAACGCAAGTGCCAGATGTTGAAGTCAGAGGACCCAAAGTAGACATTGATGTCCCAGATGTGGACGTTCAGGGCCCAGACTGGCACCTGAAGATGCCCAAGGTGAAAATGCCCAAGTTCAGCATGTCTGGCTTCAAAGGAGAGGGCCCTGATGTAGATGTGAACCTACCAAAGGCTGACATTGATGCTTCTGGCCCCAAAGTGGACATTGATACTCCTGATTTGGATATTGAGGGAccagaaggaaaattaaaaggttCTAAATTTAAGATGCCTAAGTTGAATATCAAAGCTCCCAAGATATCCATGCCAGATGTGGACTTGAATTTGAAGGGACCCAAACTGAAAGGAGAGATGGATGCTTCTGTGCCAGAACTAGAAGGTGATCTCAGAGGTCCGCAAGTTGATATCAAAGGGCCTAGTGTGGATGTGGAGGTGCCTGACGTGGATCTGGAATGTCCTGATGCAAAGTTGAAAGGCCCTAAGTTTAAGATGCCTGAGATGCACTTCAAAGCCCCCAAGATCTCCATGCCCGATGTAGACTTACACTTGAAAGGCCCCAGAGTCAAAGGGGATGTGGATGTGTCTGTGCCCAAGATAGAAGGTGAAATGCAAGTGCCACTTGTGGACATCAAAGGCCCCAAAGTGGACGTTGAGGTCCCAGATGTGGACGTTCAGGGCCCCGACTGGCACCTGAAGATGCCCAAGATGAAAATGCCCAAGTTCAGCATGCCCGGCTTCAGAGGAGAGGGCCCTGAAGTGGATGTGAACCTGCCTAAAGCTGACATTGACGTCTCAGGACCCAAGGTGGACATTGAAG GCCCCGACTGGCACCTGAAGATGCCCAAGATGAAAATGCCCAAGTTCAGCATGCCCGGCTTCAGAGGAGAGGGCCCTGAAGTGGACGTGAACCTGCCCAAGGCTGACATTGACGTCTCAGGACCCAAAGTTGAGATTGAAGCCCCGGATGTGAGCCTTGAAGGTCCAGAAGGGAAGCTCAAGGGTCCCAAGTTTAAGATGCCTGAGATGCACTTCAAGCCTCCGAAGATCTCCATGCCTGACATTGATTTAAACCTCAAGAGCCCCAAGGTGAAAGGTGATGTGGATGTTTCTCTGCCCAAAGTTGAAGGGGGTCTGAAAGGGCCAGAGGTTGACATCAAAGGTCCCAAAGTGGACACTGATGTCCCCGACATGGATGTTCATGGCCCAGACTGGCACCTGAAGATGCCCAAGATAAAAATGCCCAAGATCAGCATGCCCAGCTTCAAAGGAGAGGGCCCTGACTTGAAAGGCCCCAAAGTCAAAGGGGATGTGGATGTGTCTGTGCCCAAGATAGAAGGTGAAATGCAAGTGCCAGATGTGGACATCAAAGGTCCCAAAGTGGATGTTGATGTTCCAGATGTGGATGTTCAAGGCCCCGACTGGCAGCTGAAGATGCCCAAGATGAAAATGCCCAAGTTCAGCATGCCCGGCTTCAAAGGCCAAGGCCCAGATGTGGATGTGAACCTGCCCAAGGCTGACATTGACGTCTCAGGACCCAAGGTGGACATTGAAACCCCAGATGTGAGCCTTGAGGGGCCAGAAGGAAAGCTTAAGGGTCCCAAGTTTAAGATGCCTGAGATGCACTTCAGGGCCCCCAAGATCTCCATGCCTGATGTGGACTTACACTTGAA